In Salmo salar chromosome ssa03, Ssal_v3.1, whole genome shotgun sequence, a single genomic region encodes these proteins:
- the LOC123741868 gene encoding zinc finger protein 239-like, translated as MVRERASLPEPSLSSKSGFLLLWTFNHLPDFVLTGERRDYWDPGEPQQPHDADEAEKSLSRSELLKKHQRVHTGEKSHCCSDCGKRFNSSLGLKIHQRIHTGEKSYGCDQCGKSFIRLQTLKSHQRIHTGEKPFGCDQCGKGFTQLNSLIVHQRTHTGEKPYGCNQCGKSFTTSSYLTIHKRTHTGEKPYSCNQCGKSFTQLNSLIVHQRTHTGEKPYVCDQCVKSFSTFGCLTKHQRTHTGQKPYSCDQCDKRFSDKRSLIKHQKLHEGVVS; from the exons ATGGTTAGGGAGCGGGCCAGCCTGCCTGAACCATCCCTTTCAAGcaaaag tggatttctgctgttgtggaccTTTAACCATCTGCCTGACTTTGTtctcacaggagagagacgggactattgggatcctggggagcctcaacaacctcatgatgctgacgaggcagagaagagtctctccagatcagaactcctcaagaaacaccagcgagttcacacaggagagaaatctcactgctgctctgactgtgggaaaagattcaaCTCTTcactaggccttaaaatacatcaaagaattcacactggagagaaatcttatggctgtgatcaatgtgggaagagttttattcgGCTACAAACTCTGAAATCACAccagaggatacacacaggagagaaaccttttggctgtgatcaatgtgggaagggttttactcagctaaacagcctgatagtacaccagcggacacacacaggagagaaaccttatggctgtaatcaatgtgggaaaagttttacgacatctagctatctaactatacacaagagaacacacacaggagagaaaccatatagctgtaatcaatgtgggaagagttttactcagctaaacagcctgatagtacaccagcggacacacacaggagagaaaccttatgtcTGTGATCAATGTGTAAAGAGTTTTAGTACGTTTGgctgtctgactaaacaccagagaacacacacaggacagaaaccttatagctgtgatcagtgtgacaagagattctctgataaaagatctctgatcaaacatcagaaactacatgaaggagttgtttcatga